A genomic segment from Montipora foliosa isolate CH-2021 chromosome 9, ASM3666993v2, whole genome shotgun sequence encodes:
- the LOC137971607 gene encoding uncharacterized protein — MTVSSSTQRYYRKKAHQAVETTLEAIAPGNSSWLLQQVFTKHQSGRAISAASEEESLVSRLVTLYNEANSWYTQQQILSLFASDYSKTELLQLVPGLTKFRIDEARKHAFKTKPGQLVEPPTITRTRLNPAKVDHFLDFISSPSFLQDVAYGTKKLKLSNGETIEIPNVVRTVISSRLIQLYQTYCVETSFKPLGKSTLFNILKMCAASQKKSLAGLDSTQTDGVNAIASLEEITGFLGRNGLQDEEARGIVSRLRDGRRYLSTDFKLHISNETPSADHCSVYALSCDEAEYRGTCSHQHNISCDRCSDLRDAMLDIQVALSNLKLSDNEKLEELEHDLQAAMPGLEEWKSHIVRSVHQDVAKTTVVDTLLQTEALLIMDWAMKFLPTSYRETQRDWFGKKGKPWHITVAILKADNENIETRTYIHLFDECTQNWFAVASIIENTLATLKALKPDLSQVYLRSDNAGCDHCGYLLLSLPGIADRTGVKIACYDFSEPTTSRERHL, encoded by the exons ATGACTGTCTCATCGTCAACGCAGCGTTACTACCGAAAAAAAGCCCACCAAGCTGTTGAAACCACTCTAGAGGCTATTGCACCGGGGAATTCATCGTGGTTGCTTCAGCAGGTTTTCACAAAGCACCAAAGCGGACGAGCAATCTCTGCTGCTTCCGAGGAGGAAAGTCTGGTATCTAGACTCGTGACCCTTTACAATGAAGCCAACTCTTGGTACACACAACAGCAGATTCTGTCCCTTTTCGCTAGCGACTACTCTAAGACAGAATTACTACAGCTGGTGCCGGGACTGACCAAGTTCAGGATTGACGAGGCCAGGAAACATGCCTTTAAAACTAAGCCAGGACAACTCGTAGAGCCGCCAACCATCACTAGAACAAGGCTTAATCCCGCTAAGGTTGACCATTTCTTGGACTTTATATCCAGTCCTTCGTTTCTACAAGATGTAGCATATGGAACGAAAAAGCTAAAGCTGTCAAATGGAGAGACAATTGAAATCCCAAACGTTGTGAGAACAGTCATCTCCTCCCGCCTCATACAGCTGTATCAGACGTATTGTGTAGAAACGAGCTTTAAACCGTTAGGGAAATCAACGCTCTTCAATATCCTTAAG ATGTGCGCAGCTTCTCAAAAAAAGTCACTGGCAGGCCTGGACAGCACGCAGACCGATGGCGTCAATGCAATTGCATCCCTGGAGGAAATAACTGGTTTTCTTGGCAGAAACG GCCTTCAAGACGAAGAGGCAAGAGGAATTGTCTCGCGTCTCCGAGATGGTAGACGCTATCTGTCCACTGACTTCAAGCTGCACATCTCGAATGAAACACCCAGTGCCGATCATTGCAGTGTGTACGCGCTAAGCTGTGATGAAGCCGAGTACCGTGGAACCTGTTCCCATCAGCATAACATCAGCTGTGACCGATGTAGTGACTTGAGAGATGCCATGTTGGACATCCAAGTTGCATTATCTAACCTTAAGTTGAG CGACaatgaaaaactggaggaaCTTGAGCACGATCTCCAAGCGGCAATGCCAGGACTTGAAGAGTGGAAATCCCACATTGTACGATCCGTGCACCAAGATGTTGCGAAGACTACCGTTGTAGATACCCTTTTGCAAACGGAAGCTTTATTAATCATggactgggccatgaaattCCTGCCAACAAGCTATAGAGAGACGCAGCGCGATTGGTTCGGTAAAAAAGGAAAGCCATGGCACATTACTGTTGCTATTCTGAAAGCAGATAACGAGAATATCGAG ACGCGAACCTACATCCATCTTTTCGACGAGTGCACCCAGAACTGGTTTGCGGTAGCGTCCATAATAGAAAACACTTTAGCAACGCTGAAAGCTCTAAAGCCAGATCTCAGCCAGGTGTACCTGAGGTCCGACAACGCCGGATGTGACCACTGCGGCTATCTCCTGTTGTCACTCCCCGGCATCGCTGATCGTACTGGAGTCAAAATCGCATGCTATGACTTCAGTGAACCAACCACAAGCAGGGAAAGACATCTGTGA